The Flavobacterium commune genome contains a region encoding:
- a CDS encoding chondroitinase family polysaccharide lyase — MKRIKMTKKFITAITLITGVLSFAQLKESNPAKESFESESSIINFKKNKSSSLSISNKHHQFGKSSLQWEWSGVSFFKTSNFGILSKKDSPLKYGDHFPASPTLVMSLYNEKSQDEIIKISYEKEGKEEVWFSIKLNFTGWRTIWVPFYEMNGNPPKKGDAIAYDTFKVSCSSIRSKGKLFFDDIVFSQYQDDRHSYPDVMVPFIKKDIEEGKDHWMPLIRDMKRIQEMLVKPVSNLQKEEIRIIKQRIDDTFDKSTEKSDNLLKAKKEYAKLNLVKNETVLGAPLTFKIEQVYFDREDVNQKNFLEIQDFGKVLKKIASYYLQSTDENKAQIEEMFITASQYFLDQGWQEGASGGTRHHIGYNVRELTDAFYMMKEPLKNAGLLNEVGNSLQWIFNLGKILGPEEEFEANIDYFNTQSFYHLMLIFMSDNVEKQTALLEAYSNYISKTLAQDNEIGVFKIDGTSWHHNGHYPAYGLGAFTSIPPVIFTLSGTQFRINEAGHKNFKKALMTTRLYSQLLDFGFGNAGRHPLKDYSIKSLKNSFLLMARSGNPEGTSKIDNEVAAAYLRLWGESDKLNTTLFADIDNVGKDTLPGYHVLTYAATAIHRRNDWAAFIKGYSKYVWASEIYVDANRYGRYPANGSIQINNIGGDEASGFKQEGWDWNRYPGTTVVNLPFKELEPNTPLLMFRSEETFAGAVILDNNGVFGMKLNESKGSNADGPEKNIGFPGKLKANKSVFSFGDKLICIGTGISSVDTVNPIQTNLFQNFLSSTSMPIYLSEKKDISTFPYQSKIEVVGNSRKWLIDAYQNGYYILSPNTIEIRRQTQESYINSYSIRTKEINSINKGISVTRGNFTSSWIEHGKAPKDASYQYVIYPGLQKEDINSFENKIEKDKSYQILRADNTAHIVRDNESSTTGFVIFDSSKELDNSILKGVSVPSLLMIKNKGENVTISAVQPDLNFSEVKDKTISGYSLPVELSITLKGQWKLAANSVVKSIVIAGNNTLITIECRHGFSNKINLTK; from the coding sequence ATGAAAAGAATCAAAATGACTAAAAAGTTTATTACAGCCATAACTCTTATAACAGGGGTTTTGTCTTTTGCGCAGCTAAAAGAAAGTAATCCGGCTAAAGAATCCTTTGAGAGTGAATCTTCGATAATCAATTTCAAAAAAAATAAGTCGAGTAGTTTATCAATTAGTAATAAACACCATCAATTTGGGAAATCATCATTACAATGGGAATGGTCAGGAGTGAGTTTTTTTAAAACTTCTAATTTTGGAATATTGAGTAAAAAGGATAGCCCTTTGAAATATGGAGATCATTTTCCTGCGAGCCCAACTTTGGTAATGTCTTTGTATAATGAAAAATCTCAGGATGAAATCATTAAAATTTCTTATGAAAAAGAAGGTAAAGAAGAAGTTTGGTTTTCTATCAAATTAAATTTTACTGGATGGCGTACTATTTGGGTTCCTTTTTATGAGATGAATGGTAATCCGCCCAAAAAAGGAGATGCTATAGCTTATGATACTTTTAAAGTAAGTTGTAGTTCTATTAGGAGCAAAGGGAAATTGTTTTTTGATGATATTGTGTTTTCTCAATATCAAGATGATCGTCACTCTTATCCAGATGTGATGGTACCTTTTATTAAAAAAGATATAGAAGAAGGAAAAGATCATTGGATGCCTTTGATTCGAGATATGAAACGCATTCAGGAAATGCTTGTAAAACCAGTTTCAAATCTACAAAAAGAAGAAATACGGATTATTAAACAACGTATTGATGATACTTTTGATAAAAGTACTGAAAAGAGTGATAATTTATTAAAAGCGAAAAAAGAATATGCTAAATTAAATCTGGTGAAAAATGAGACTGTTTTAGGAGCTCCTTTGACATTTAAAATTGAACAGGTTTACTTTGATAGAGAAGATGTAAATCAGAAAAATTTTTTAGAAATTCAAGATTTTGGTAAAGTTTTAAAGAAAATAGCTAGTTATTACCTTCAAAGCACTGATGAAAATAAGGCTCAAATAGAAGAAATGTTTATTACTGCATCCCAATATTTTTTAGATCAAGGTTGGCAGGAAGGAGCGTCAGGAGGTACCAGACATCATATAGGGTATAATGTTCGAGAGCTTACAGATGCTTTTTATATGATGAAAGAACCATTAAAGAATGCAGGTTTACTAAATGAGGTGGGGAATAGTCTACAATGGATTTTTAATTTGGGTAAGATTTTGGGACCAGAAGAAGAATTTGAAGCTAATATTGATTATTTTAATACTCAATCTTTTTATCATTTGATGCTAATTTTTATGTCGGATAATGTTGAAAAACAAACAGCATTATTAGAGGCTTATTCTAATTATATATCAAAAACTCTGGCTCAGGACAACGAAATAGGTGTGTTTAAGATAGATGGTACTTCATGGCATCACAATGGGCATTATCCAGCTTATGGATTAGGAGCTTTTACTAGTATACCTCCTGTGATTTTTACACTTTCCGGAACTCAATTTAGAATTAACGAGGCCGGGCACAAAAACTTTAAGAAAGCATTAATGACAACAAGGTTGTACAGTCAATTGTTGGATTTTGGTTTTGGAAATGCAGGGCGCCATCCGTTAAAAGACTATTCTATTAAGTCCTTGAAAAATTCATTTTTGTTAATGGCTCGTTCAGGAAATCCTGAAGGTACTTCCAAAATAGATAATGAAGTGGCAGCTGCTTATTTAAGATTGTGGGGCGAAAGCGATAAATTAAATACTACTTTATTTGCAGATATAGATAATGTTGGAAAGGATACTTTGCCGGGGTATCATGTACTCACTTATGCAGCAACTGCTATTCATAGGAGAAATGATTGGGCCGCATTTATCAAAGGATACAGTAAATATGTTTGGGCCTCAGAGATATATGTTGATGCCAATAGATATGGAAGATATCCTGCAAATGGGAGTATTCAGATAAATAATATTGGAGGAGATGAAGCGAGTGGTTTTAAGCAAGAAGGTTGGGATTGGAATCGTTATCCGGGAACAACAGTTGTAAATCTTCCGTTTAAAGAATTAGAGCCTAATACACCATTGTTAATGTTTAGGTCTGAGGAGACTTTTGCAGGAGCAGTAATTTTAGATAATAATGGTGTTTTTGGAATGAAATTAAATGAATCAAAAGGTTCTAATGCAGATGGACCAGAAAAAAATATAGGATTTCCAGGAAAACTTAAGGCTAATAAATCTGTTTTTTCTTTTGGAGATAAATTAATTTGTATTGGAACAGGAATTTCAAGCGTTGACACTGTAAATCCAATACAAACAAACTTATTTCAAAATTTCCTGAGTAGTACTTCGATGCCTATTTATTTATCTGAAAAGAAAGACATTTCGACGTTTCCTTATCAATCGAAGATAGAAGTAGTTGGTAATTCCCGAAAATGGTTAATTGATGCTTATCAAAATGGATACTATATTTTATCCCCCAATACAATTGAAATTAGAAGACAAACTCAAGAATCTTATATTAATAGTTATTCTATAAGAACAAAAGAGATTAATTCAATAAACAAAGGAATTAGCGTTACTAGAGGCAATTTTACTTCTTCATGGATTGAACACGGTAAAGCTCCTAAAGACGCCTCTTATCAGTATGTTATTTATCCCGGTCTTCAAAAGGAAGATATTAATTCTTTTGAAAATAAAATTGAAAAAGATAAATCCTATCAGATTTTGAGAGCTGATAACACGGCTCATATTGTAAGAGATAATGAGAGTTCAACAACAGGCTTCGTAATATTTGATTCGAGTAAAGAGTTGGATAATTCTATTTTGAAAGGTGTTTCAGTCCCTTCGCTTTTGATGATTAAAAACAAAGGAGAAAATGTTACCATAAGTGCGGTTCAGCCAGATCTTAATTTTTCTGAAGTAAAAGATAAGACAATTAGTGGCTATAGCTTGCCTGTTGAATTGAGTATTACTTTAAAAGGGCAATGGAAACTTGCAGCTAATTCAGTAGTCAAATCTATTGTGATTGCGGGTAACAATACACTAATAACTATAGAGTGTAGACATGGATTTTCTAATAAAATTAATTTGACCAAATAA
- a CDS encoding polysaccharide lyase family 8 super-sandwich domain-containing protein, with protein sequence MKIKITHLIICLILISSVMQGQITIDITHFNWSKIENTTPVTVVNTDADNGDGFNDGAMLLKSAANTPALQGVQYQLAGSPVVGEQINLELNYYQIGSSFLKFKMQVYNVTDNVVLAESAVITTTTGGIGTTPLSYAFTSSSVGDQIIIRFVRADDLNSVRQAGIDYLKVNGQFISMQAPQINFDVSDFSWSKIEDTTPVSTVKTDADNGDGLNDGAVLIKGTSNTPALQGIQYLLTGSPFANGQITIETKYWQTAVSYCKFKLQIYNVTDNVVLAETAAVTTSSGSVGTLTLNHIFTASSDGDQIRIQFVRADDLNPVRQAGLDYVKVNGQFINMLPVCKPVFNFDLPLTAATTSEIDDLAAIRASLSNQILGTSAPTMAQLNTAISDYNALNITASGNVITGNPITSAAQIGFLKIFARYLKFNPSDTNISDKAVKTVWYISSLFCNNGTSAYSAVDFYDYPTFTRPAIFLNNFLPDNVKDLFGNTLSIETDSFKYLFDSSYDFSTTQSNGAILTDIMYLDIDVLFAYADWFKTNDEKIRYLKTVKRFLDRFLIYTYGQEDGLKKDGLSYHHGVGYDGYMYAFNTISVALKSLEGTNFQIDQPTYQRFRDAVYAQAMYSNDTGVKPFALAGRNPQIKTTSLSSQTLSNVAITGGKILGLGGADPVLVGIYNRKYGVNSQFNNNTITPFEEGYIQFNSGNLGVYRKNNWIASMKGQSDVLWGSEVYAGQNRFGRYQSYGALEIIYPGNSTTGNGYSDIGWDWNYNPGTTTIVLPWNKLHAERERVDEYNTYGFAGSLALNQINNDVLSNTVGQSGLFAMKFKERNNLGFGISYGTITHNATFEFTKTYFAIDNYIICLANGIKNNDDVNSTVTTLFQRLNNNSADILVNGAVKTNQSAESFGETSANWIIDNYNTGYYILPNSGTLKIRNSNQITPYQNQVNPSDETIASNSGNNYHLAYLDHGNAPANDSYEFVCVPATNSSQMTNFAQQMQSAEDKPYKVYQNNTNQQIIEHITSKTWAYALPAANTDITNGFVNANDTPCLVMYRSLNQNYSQIVLSVSNPDLGASPSSPKVITLTLNNKWNLLETNPNANIVSATETATTIAFTTSDGLPVEIKLALENPCALLNGTPEAPILDITQPTYTEAGSIQVSSTIVNLSFSLDEITFDNTTGLFENLSPGNYTVYAKNADGCISSGTNAVIDPQPVAPLVTIDSSLSNKSFYAPAKIILTADASDADGTITKVEFFNEANKLGEVVTGPYSFEWDNVLAGNYSITAKATDNDNAVSTSEIVNVNVACPPVQLLIPDVYAMDPSVDLKNTLYIGYGPSSLTLTALVLDNQAEAYSWNTGAKTATIEVSEAGTYTVTITYAGGGHASASITINTLDVSCGNNTDKVQICHNGKIICVAKSAVQSHLDHGDHLGTCSGNGLDGSTPVVVYPNPVQDFLNVSVTELAVNAKISLYNFYGNKMREIAFTTIPQNLYVGDLVVGTYFVVIQNGNQIAQYTIIKK encoded by the coding sequence ATGAAAATTAAAATTACTCATTTAATCATTTGCTTGATTTTAATTTCAAGCGTTATGCAAGGACAAATTACAATTGACATTACTCATTTTAATTGGTCTAAAATTGAAAATACTACTCCCGTAACTGTGGTTAATACTGATGCCGATAATGGCGATGGTTTTAACGATGGGGCAATGTTGCTAAAAAGTGCTGCAAATACACCTGCGTTACAAGGAGTTCAATATCAACTGGCTGGAAGTCCTGTTGTTGGTGAACAAATTAATCTTGAGCTAAATTATTATCAGATAGGGAGTTCGTTTTTGAAATTTAAAATGCAGGTCTATAATGTAACCGATAATGTTGTTTTGGCAGAATCAGCAGTGATTACTACAACAACTGGAGGTATAGGCACAACTCCATTATCTTATGCTTTTACGTCTTCAAGTGTTGGTGACCAAATTATAATTCGATTTGTCCGTGCCGATGACTTAAATTCTGTTCGTCAGGCAGGTATAGACTATTTAAAAGTAAATGGACAATTTATTAGTATGCAGGCACCGCAGATTAACTTCGATGTAAGTGATTTTTCCTGGTCCAAAATTGAAGATACTACTCCTGTTTCTACCGTTAAAACTGATGCTGATAATGGAGATGGTCTTAATGATGGGGCTGTACTTATTAAAGGAACTTCCAATACACCTGCTTTACAGGGAATTCAATATTTGTTGACTGGAAGCCCTTTTGCAAATGGTCAAATTACAATTGAAACTAAATATTGGCAAACCGCAGTTTCTTACTGCAAATTCAAGTTGCAGATTTATAATGTAACTGATAATGTTGTTTTAGCAGAAACTGCTGCAGTTACTACCTCGTCAGGTAGTGTGGGAACACTTACATTAAATCATATTTTTACTGCATCAAGTGATGGAGATCAAATTAGGATACAATTTGTTCGTGCCGATGATTTGAATCCTGTTCGTCAGGCTGGTTTAGATTATGTAAAAGTGAATGGACAATTCATAAATATGCTTCCGGTATGTAAGCCTGTCTTTAATTTCGATTTACCACTTACAGCTGCTACCACTTCAGAAATAGATGATTTAGCAGCTATCCGTGCGAGTTTGTCTAATCAGATTTTAGGAACATCTGCTCCAACAATGGCTCAATTAAATACTGCAATTAGTGATTATAACGCGTTGAATATTACAGCTTCAGGGAATGTTATAACAGGAAATCCTATAACAAGTGCTGCACAGATTGGTTTCTTGAAAATTTTTGCCAGATATTTAAAATTCAATCCAAGCGATACCAATATTAGCGATAAGGCAGTTAAAACTGTTTGGTATATATCAAGCTTGTTTTGTAATAACGGAACGAGTGCTTATTCTGCAGTTGATTTTTATGATTATCCCACATTTACCCGTCCTGCAATTTTTCTGAATAATTTTCTTCCCGACAATGTGAAAGATTTGTTTGGGAATACTCTTTCTATAGAGACTGATTCATTTAAATATCTTTTTGATTCAAGTTATGATTTTAGTACTACACAAAGTAACGGAGCTATTCTTACTGATATAATGTATTTGGATATTGATGTCTTGTTTGCTTATGCTGATTGGTTTAAAACTAATGATGAAAAAATACGCTATTTAAAAACGGTAAAAAGATTTTTAGATCGTTTTTTAATATATACTTATGGTCAGGAAGATGGTTTGAAAAAAGATGGTTTATCATATCATCATGGGGTTGGTTATGACGGTTATATGTATGCCTTTAATACAATTTCCGTTGCATTGAAATCTTTAGAAGGAACTAATTTTCAAATAGATCAACCTACTTATCAGAGATTTAGGGATGCCGTTTATGCACAAGCGATGTATAGCAATGACACAGGTGTTAAACCTTTTGCTTTGGCAGGAAGAAATCCACAAATTAAAACTACTTCCTTATCCTCACAAACATTATCCAATGTAGCAATAACTGGAGGTAAAATTTTAGGATTAGGTGGTGCAGATCCGGTTTTGGTAGGAATTTACAATAGAAAGTATGGTGTTAACAGCCAATTCAACAACAATACAATTACTCCTTTTGAAGAAGGTTACATTCAGTTTAACTCGGGTAATTTAGGAGTGTATAGAAAAAATAACTGGATTGCTTCCATGAAAGGACAGTCTGATGTTTTATGGGGGTCTGAGGTTTATGCCGGTCAAAATAGATTTGGAAGATATCAAAGCTACGGTGCTTTAGAAATTATATATCCAGGAAATAGTACAACCGGAAATGGATATAGTGATATAGGATGGGACTGGAATTATAATCCGGGTACAACAACGATTGTTTTACCTTGGAATAAGTTACATGCCGAAAGAGAACGTGTAGATGAATATAATACCTATGGCTTTGCAGGTTCATTAGCTTTAAATCAGATCAATAATGATGTTTTGTCTAATACTGTTGGACAATCAGGTTTGTTTGCTATGAAATTTAAAGAGCGTAATAATTTAGGGTTTGGAATTTCTTATGGAACTATAACTCATAATGCTACATTTGAGTTTACAAAAACCTATTTTGCAATTGATAATTACATTATTTGTCTGGCAAATGGTATTAAAAATAATGATGATGTTAATTCGACTGTAACAACCTTGTTTCAAAGACTCAATAATAATTCAGCTGATATTTTGGTTAATGGAGCGGTAAAAACCAACCAAAGTGCTGAATCATTTGGAGAGACTTCGGCTAACTGGATAATTGATAATTATAACACGGGTTATTACATCTTACCTAATTCCGGAACTTTAAAAATTAGAAATTCTAACCAAATTACTCCTTATCAAAATCAAGTTAATCCATCGGATGAGACTATCGCAAGTAATAGTGGAAATAATTACCATCTGGCTTATCTTGATCATGGAAATGCTCCTGCAAATGACTCGTATGAGTTTGTTTGTGTACCTGCTACAAATTCATCTCAAATGACCAACTTTGCACAGCAAATGCAATCAGCAGAGGACAAACCTTATAAAGTTTATCAGAATAACACTAACCAACAAATAATCGAACATATAACTTCTAAGACCTGGGCTTATGCTTTGCCAGCTGCAAATACAGACATAACAAATGGTTTTGTTAACGCAAATGATACTCCTTGTTTGGTTATGTATCGGTCTTTAAATCAAAACTATTCTCAAATTGTTTTGTCAGTAAGTAATCCTGATTTAGGTGCCTCACCTTCTTCTCCTAAAGTAATCACACTAACATTAAATAATAAATGGAATTTACTGGAAACTAATCCTAATGCCAATATTGTTTCGGCAACTGAAACAGCTACAACAATTGCATTTACTACTTCTGATGGACTTCCGGTAGAAATAAAATTGGCTTTAGAAAATCCATGTGCACTGTTAAACGGAACGCCTGAAGCCCCCATTTTAGATATTACACAGCCAACGTATACTGAAGCAGGAAGTATTCAGGTTAGCAGTACAATTGTTAATTTGAGTTTTAGTTTGGATGAAATCACATTTGATAATACTACAGGTCTTTTTGAGAATCTGTCACCGGGTAATTATACGGTATATGCTAAAAATGCCGATGGATGTATTTCTTCAGGAACTAATGCCGTGATTGATCCGCAGCCTGTCGCACCACTGGTAACAATAGATTCGTCTTTGTCAAATAAAAGTTTTTATGCTCCTGCAAAAATTATTCTTACTGCAGATGCATCAGATGCAGATGGAACAATTACAAAGGTTGAATTTTTTAATGAAGCGAATAAGTTAGGAGAAGTTGTAACTGGACCGTATAGTTTTGAATGGGATAATGTTTTGGCAGGAAATTATTCGATAACCGCTAAAGCTACTGATAATGATAATGCGGTTAGTACATCAGAAATAGTTAATGTAAATGTAGCATGTCCTCCTGTACAATTGTTAATTCCAGATGTTTATGCAATGGATCCAAGTGTAGATTTGAAAAACACACTCTATATCGGTTATGGCCCATCATCATTGACACTAACAGCCTTGGTTTTAGATAATCAGGCTGAGGCATATAGCTGGAATACGGGAGCGAAAACAGCTACTATTGAAGTTTCAGAAGCAGGAACTTATACCGTAACAATAACTTATGCAGGGGGGGGCCATGCATCGGCTTCCATTACTATTAATACTTTGGATGTATCCTGTGGTAATAATACAGATAAAGTACAAATTTGTCATAACGGAAAAATCATTTGTGTAGCCAAATCAGCAGTTCAATCACATCTGGATCATGGTGATCATTTGGGGACTTGTTCGGGTAATGGTTTAGATGGATCAACACCAGTTGTTGTTTATCCAAATCCGGTTCAGGATTTTCTAAATGTTAGTGTAACTGAATTAGCGGTAAATGCAAAAATAAGTTTGTATAATTTTTACGGAAATAAAATGAGGGAAATAGCATTTACTACTATACCTCAAAATTTATATGTTGGCGATCTGGTTGTTGGAACTTATTTTGTAGTGATTCAAAATGGAAATCAAATAGCGCAGTACACCATTATAAAAAAATAA
- a CDS encoding alpha/beta hydrolase: protein MKKQSLNIDQLSCFTISNVQKVIPLYDEKIPNSKDVDTTDIFSTETEEFSFVTRVHTPDLTVFLPDKSKSTGIGVIICPGGAYLGLAINHEGYDIAKKLNEKGIAAFVLKYRLPNTEYVINKQIVPLQDAQRAIQIVRRNFKMFGINPNKIGIAGSSAGGHLASTAGTHFNKEFIDNPLKISLRPDFMILNYPVISMADSLTDFVSRYNLIGEGLSPKELNLILMDKKTSRQKLANLSIDPQKINEYSNELQVTSETPPTFITHSVDDNTVKVQNSILFIAALQKNRVPVESFFYANGGHGYGIVNPTSDINWIDSCINWILKIFVG, encoded by the coding sequence ATGAAAAAACAATCTTTAAATATAGACCAATTATCGTGTTTTACAATTAGTAATGTACAAAAAGTGATTCCACTTTATGATGAAAAAATACCTAATTCTAAAGATGTAGATACCACCGACATTTTTTCGACAGAAACAGAAGAATTTTCATTTGTTACAAGAGTTCATACTCCAGATTTAACAGTTTTTTTACCCGATAAAAGTAAATCTACAGGAATAGGAGTTATTATTTGTCCTGGTGGGGCTTATTTGGGTTTAGCAATTAATCACGAAGGTTATGATATAGCTAAAAAATTAAATGAAAAAGGTATTGCAGCTTTTGTTTTAAAGTATCGTTTACCCAATACTGAGTATGTTATCAATAAACAAATTGTTCCTTTACAAGATGCTCAACGTGCTATTCAGATAGTAAGGAGAAATTTTAAAATGTTTGGTATCAATCCCAATAAAATTGGAATTGCTGGAAGTTCTGCCGGAGGTCATTTGGCTTCTACCGCAGGCACACATTTTAATAAAGAATTTATTGACAATCCTTTAAAAATAAGTTTGCGTCCTGATTTTATGATTTTAAATTATCCAGTTATCAGCATGGCAGATAGTTTAACTGATTTTGTTTCAAGATACAATTTGATTGGAGAAGGGTTATCCCCAAAAGAATTAAATCTAATTCTGATGGATAAGAAAACCTCGAGACAAAAATTAGCAAATTTATCTATAGATCCTCAAAAGATTAATGAATATTCGAATGAACTTCAAGTAACTTCGGAAACTCCTCCGACATTTATTACCCATTCTGTTGATGATAATACAGTCAAAGTACAGAATTCAATTTTATTTATTGCTGCATTACAAAAAAATAGAGTTCCTGTCGAATCTTTCTTCTATGCTAATGGGGGACATGGTTATGGTATAGTTAATCCAACAAGTGATATCAATTGGATTGATTCGTGTATTAATTGGATTTTGAAAATATTTGTAGGATAA
- a CDS encoding IS3 family transposase (programmed frameshift) produces MKQERKIYDAAFKVKAVELSNERSNLSELARELGIKVSLLYKWRKDYQEYGEGSFPGKGNLKLTPEQERIHELEKKLKDAEMERDIFKKSNQHFLQERSMKYRFIKNHESQFTIEKMCLILKISSSGYYKWKSRVVSERLLKKNMLKEKIKALYFEFKQRYGSPRITSELHALGYRISRFTVAKYMRQLGLRSKVSKKFKVTTNSKHNYLIVDNVLNRNFMVTKPSEVWVSDITYIQTKEGFLYLTTVIDLYDRKLIGWSLSNTMSTNDTSLAAWRMAIKNRAIKKGLIFHSDQGVQYATKRFANTIKSYGVIRSMSRKGNCWDNAVAESFFKSLKTELIYGNKLLSKEQMKLEIFEYIEIWYNRKRRHRALNYKTIEEFNYQNDIYKNVA; encoded by the exons ATGAAACAAGAAAGAAAAATTTACGATGCAGCCTTTAAGGTTAAAGCTGTAGAATTAAGTAACGAAAGAAGCAATTTGTCAGAGTTAGCCAGAGAACTTGGAATAAAAGTTTCTTTACTTTATAAATGGCGCAAAGATTACCAAGAATATGGTGAAGGCAGTTTCCCTGGAAAAGGAAATTTAAAATTGACACCTGAACAGGAACGTATTCACGAATTGGAGAAAAAATTGAAAGATGCAGAAATGGAACGTGATATAT TTAAAAAAAGCAATCAGCATTTTCTCCAAGAGCGGTCGATGAAATACAGGTTCATTAAGAACCATGAAAGCCAGTTTACGATTGAGAAAATGTGTTTGATTTTAAAAATCAGTTCAAGTGGCTATTATAAATGGAAAAGCAGGGTTGTTTCAGAAAGACTACTAAAAAAGAATATGCTGAAAGAAAAAATAAAAGCTCTTTATTTTGAATTTAAGCAACGTTATGGTAGTCCAAGAATAACATCTGAGCTACATGCTTTAGGATATCGAATATCACGATTTACTGTCGCAAAATACATGAGACAACTTGGCTTACGGAGTAAAGTAAGTAAGAAATTTAAAGTTACAACCAATTCAAAACATAATTATCTAATTGTTGATAATGTGCTCAATAGAAACTTTATGGTAACTAAACCTTCAGAAGTATGGGTGTCCGATATTACCTATATTCAAACAAAAGAAGGTTTTTTGTATTTAACAACTGTAATTGATTTATATGACCGAAAATTAATTGGCTGGAGTTTGAGCAATACAATGAGCACGAATGACACATCACTAGCTGCTTGGCGAATGGCAATAAAAAACAGAGCTATCAAAAAAGGATTAATATTTCATTCCGATCAAGGTGTACAATATGCTACTAAGAGATTTGCTAATACTATTAAGTCTTATGGAGTAATCCGGAGTATGAGTAGAAAAGGGAATTGCTGGGATAATGCAGTGGCTGAAAGTTTCTTTAAATCTCTCAAAACAGAACTTATCTACGGAAATAAGTTACTATCAAAAGAACAAATGAAACTTGAAATATTTGAATATATTGAAATATGGTACAACAGAAAAAGAAGACATCGTGCTTTGAATTATAAAACAATAGAGGAGTTCAATTATCAAAACGATATTTACAAAAATGTAGCTTAA